In Microcoleus sp. FACHB-831, the genomic window GACGCTATCCAATTAAATGCTCCTTTTGCAACTTAGGATTTAAGCAAATGGCTAATATCAATTTTGACTTAAATAAACAAAAACTATATCCAAAACAAAACCGCGTCCTAGATGCAGGAGGCAGTTGGCAAAGACCTATTTAAGCGGTAAAATCAACAAAATTATCTTCGTACAATTCACTTGCCACTAGCTCAACTCGACCATTAACTTAACCTTTATATCAGACAACTATGACTAAGTGCGGTGGGTTGCGATCGCACTTGGTCATAGTTCTCTATCTCCGTTTAAACTTGGTCTGAAATTCAATTAACACTCTGAATTTCTGAATGTTAATTTAGCGAGAATTGGCAACTGAGGCTTAAGTAGTATTTCCACAAAAACTTGTTGTTCGGTTTTCCCTATTGCCAGACGGTTACTAATTTTTAAAATTTCCTCCTTAGTGGTGATGTGTAAGTTAAAAAAGTAGCGAACAATACACCCAGGGTATATATTCTACCCACGTTCCGAAAGGAGGAAAACGCAATGCGGATTGCCCAAGTTGCCCCGTTATGGGAGAGAGTACCGCCTCCAACCTATGGGGGTATTGAACTGGTTGTCGGACTGCTGTGCGATGAACTCGTCAGGCGCGGGCATGAAGTAACTTTATTTGCGTCTGGGGATTCGATTAGCCTTGCAAAACTACAGTCTGTTCATCGGCAGGCTTTGCGTCTAGATGCCACAGTCAAGGAATACGGCATCTACGAAATGCTTCAACTGAGTAAAGTGTACGAAAAAGCTTCAGAATTTGACATTATTCACTCGCACATAGGTTGTGCTGCGTTCCCCTTCGCCAAGCTGGTAAAAACGCCTACTGTCCACACGCTTCATGGCGTCTTTACGTCGGACAATGAAAAAATATTTACCCATGCTCGCGGTCAGCCTTGTGTTAATATTTCCAACGCGCAACGGGAGCCAAAATTAAACCTCAACTGCGTTGCGACAGTTTACAACAGCATTGATACAAACATCTACGAGTTCCGCGAAAAGCCGCAACAACCGCCCTATTTAGCGTTTTTGGGAAGAATATCTCCTGAAAAAGGGCCGCATTTAGCAATAGAAATTGCTAAGCGTTCTGGTTGGAATTTGAAGATGGCGGGCAAGATAGATGTAGGCGCTCGGAAATATTTTGAACAGGAAATTAAGCCTCACATTGATGGCAAACAAATTGAATATTTCGGTGAAGTAAATCACGCTCAAAAAAATGAATTGATGGGCAATGCAGTAGCAACCCTATTCCCTATTACCTGGGGCGAACCTTTTGGATTGGTAATGATTGAATCTATGGCAACTGGTACGCCTGCGATCGCAATGGAAATAGGGTCTACATCAGAGGTGATTGCTAACGGCAAGACAGGCTTTTTGTGCCGCACTCTAGAAGAGTGTGTGGCAGCAATCGATAAAGCTGCACAATTGAACCGCTACGATTGCCGAAAGCATGTGGTAAATAATTTTAGCGTGCAACGGATGACTGAGGGTTACGAAGCAGTTTATCAACAAGTAGTTGCGAATCGGTTTTCACAAAACGGTCGCGTTCGGAGTCTTAGCGCGATCGCGCGTTAAATTGGGTGAGACGTCATCCACTTTTTTTATGTAAGTTTCGCGATCGCGTTTGCTATACCAAAATGCAGGCCAAATAAACAAACTGCCGACTAGGTGCGATCGTTGCATTTAATCCATTCTTTCTACAATAATTTATATTATTTAATTTCGCCCTGTCGCTCTGGAGGCCAATATATTTGTGTTGCTTTACCAAAAATGTTTTCTCTAGGTACAAAACCCCAATAATGGCTATCATAGCTATTATTGCGGTTATCACCTAGCACAAAATAAGAGTTAGATGAAACCTTGACTGGGCCAAATTTATACTTAGGAGGTTCTTGGATATACTTCTCCTCTAACGCTTGATTATTTATATAAACAAGTCACCCTTTTACTTCTACCTTGTCTCCAGGTACACCTATGACACGAGCGACGAATGGGGAGTTAAAATTTAGCTGCTTAAGCTTTTCGGTGGGCGAAAAAATCACAATTTCTCCCCGCTTTGGATCTTGGAAGCGGTAACTCCACTTATCTATTATCAAGCGATCGTTAACTTGCAAAGTCGGAGTCATTGACCCTGATGGAATATAGCGAGCTTCTGCAACAAATGTTTTAATTAATACTGGTAGACTAAACAACAAACCTAACGGAATGCCAATTATTAGTAGAAGAAATTTTGAGTTATCTCGATTTACAGGTTGAGATAAATCCGAATCTTGAGAGAAATCTTCTTTTGGCATAATTTTCCATTCAAGAGTAGAAGTTTGGTTGCGATCGCGCTTTTATTTTTCCTCCGCATCTAAAAGGCACAGGTATGCTGCCTGTGCCTTTGGTGTTCCAAATCTTTAAAAACCCAAATCCACCGCTACTCGATGGGCACAAGCAAAACCCGAAAACGCAACCGCATTTAAACCCTGACCCGGAAACGTACTATCCCCAACGCAATAAAGTCCCGGAACAGCAGTCCTATTAAACGGCATTCCTAATAACCCTAATAACTTGCGACTAGGTATCGGCCCATAAGTACCATCCTCACGCCCCAAAAAGCGGCGATGAGTGCGAGGCGTCCCGATTTCTAAATAGTCTAACCCGGCATCTAATCCAGGGAAAACCTTTTCTAATCTATCCACAATACGCCACGCTGCATCTTCCTTCTTCTGTTCGTATTCCTTTTCAGAAAGCCCCTGCCATGCTTCTACCCAGCTAGGCGTAAAAGCATGAATTATGTGATAACCCGCAGGCGCTAAATTCGGATCGAGGAGGGTAGGAATTGACACAAAAATTGTGCCTTCGGGCGCTTCCATTTTCTCCCAATTTTCCAGCAAGATATGGTGACACTCGGTTCCGGCTGGCAACACATTTGCTTCTACTCCCATGTGCAAACTTAGGAAACTGGGCGACTTTTGATAACGCTGCTGCCATTTCTTTTCGCTAGCAGGCATTTCCTCTTCTGGGAGTAACTTTTCAAAAGTGTCCCAGCGCGTAGCATTGGAGACGATGCGTTTAGCGCGATAAACTTCACCTGTGGCTAGCTGGACGCCTACTGCTTTACCGTTTTCTGTGATTATTTGTGTTACTTTGGCTTTGTACTGAATCTTGCCGCCTGCTTTTTCCAGCCCCTCGACCAATTTTTGGGCGATTTGACCGACTCCGCCTTTAGGATAGTTGATTCCGCCATAGTGTCGGTCTGAGAATACCATCCCTGCATTAATCATAGGTGTCAAATCGGCGGGGACAACTGACCAGCAGTAGCACTCCATATCAATAAATTTCAATAGCTGCGGGTCTTTTATGTAGCGCCTTGCGATATCTCCGACATTTTGCGGCAGGTATTTGACTAAACCCAGACAAGCTAAGGGATGCTGAAAAAATACTCGGGTAAGATAGCGGGGTTCTTCCAGCGAAAGCAAATCCATTACGTTTAGGCAGTTGAAGACTTTCCAACACTCGTCATAAAACCTACGAATTCCTTGACGTTCGTGAGGAAAATGTGCTGCTAGTTCTTGCAAAAATTTCTCATAATCGCGGTGAACTTTCAGGTCTAACCCCTGCGGCAGGTGATAGTCAATTTGTACTGCGTCGGGGATGGTTTCTAGCTTGACATTAACGGCGTCGAGCGCTCTAGTGAGGAGGTTGGTGGTGCCGCTAGTGCCAAACCCAAAAATCATCGAGGCTCCGACATCAAACCGATACCCGTCGCGATCGAAGTATCCTGCACTGCCGCCTGGAATGAGGTAGCGTTCCAGCACAAGCACTTTGGCTTTTTTGGCGGCTAGTTGGGTTGCCGTTACCAGTCCCCCAATTCCAGAACCGATAACAATGACATCAAAGGCGGGGGATGTTAGGGAAGTAGCAGCCATGGGGTCAGCAGTTGCAATATATTTTCTGGATGTACAGTGTAGCGCGGGGATTGCCTGTTGCCTCTCCGCCCGAAAAAAAAACAGGGGACAAGTCTGCTAACCTGCCCCGCCTGCCGATCCTTAATGAGAGGAGAACACTTGAAATAAATATAACCTTATTGAAAATAAGTGTCAATACTGTTGAAAGTAATTTTCAATAAATAAAAGTGGAGAGGGCTGAAAGGCGATCGCAGTATGCGCGATCGCAGACAAAGATCCGTTCGATCATCTGAAGTATGATAATTCAGGTATTTAAGCTGGCATCATTCCTGGTTTCCCAATAATGACTTTGCAACTGCGCGTTTATGTTCCTCCCCATCCGCTAATTAAACACTGGCTAGCAGTGGCTCGCGATGCCGCAACCCCACCCGCACTGTTCAAGAGCGCGATGACAGAACTGGGAAGATGGCTTACTTATGAAGCGATCCGGGACTGGCTGCCCACTGTAGATGCAGTGGTGGAGACGCCGCTGGCTGCCTGTCCTGCCACATTTATAAATCCACAAGTACCCATCGCCGTAGTACCAATTCTGCGGGCTGGTTTGGCGCTTTTGGAAGGCGCACAGACTTTACTGCCCTTAGCGTCAACTTATCATCTGGGCTTGGTGCGGAATGAAGAAACGCTGCAATCTAGCTGCTATCTAAACAAATTGCCAGAACGGTTTGACCCAGAGACGCGGGTTTTAATTCCCGAACCGATGCTGGCAACTGGCGGGACAATTATGGCGGCTATGGAAGAATTAACCAAGCGGGGAGTCGATCAAGCCCACGTGCGGATTATTTCTGTAGTAGCAGCACCGCCAGCTTTGCAAAAACTGGGTACTGCTTATACGGCTTTGAATATTTACACAGCAACGATCGATGGGGAGGTAAACGATCGCGGGTATATTGTTCCTGGATTGGGGGATGCAGGCGATCGCGCCTTTGGCACTTAAATATCTACAACCTTCAAGCGCAGCCTAAAGCGGTATGCACTAAGGTCAGGCAAAAGTTAATCTGAAAACAGTTGCTTTCTTAAACACGGCGGTAGTTAAAGATGAGTCAGCGCGATGGTTTTACAAGCGGATTCTTAGCTGGCACTATAGTTGGCGGCTTAATCGGTGGAATTGTTGGGGCGATTGTTGCTTCTGGACGAGCCTCCGAAGGCGACAATTCCGATGCATCTCTGCTAAATTCTAGTTCTTCAGAAGCAAAGGCGGCTAAGGCGAAAAAGCGCCAGTTGAAGGATTCCGAAAGTATTGAAGTTGCAAGGCGCAGCCTAGAGGATAAAATTGCTCAGTTGAATTCGGCCATTGACGATGTGCGGATGCAGCTAGGAGCGGTAAATGGCAATGCAGTGGGGACAGAGAGCGATCGCTCAACTGCCCAAGACAGCTAAATCTTGATTATTCAGCAGCCCACCCGCCGACTCGCTAGCTCCGTCTCGGCTAAAAATCCGTTACACTAACCTCAAACCCTCACATTTGTTATAAGTTACCAAGGAAGATTTACTACCAATGCCTCCCGCCGCATTACTGACACAAACTTTAGCCACATTTCTCAACATCTATATCATGCTGCTGGTCGTTCGCTGTCTGTTGACTTGGTTTCGCAACGTCAGCGCTCTAGATCGGCTGGCTTCGTTGTTGAGTCCAATCACCGACCCTTACCTCGACCTGTTTCGCGGACTTATTCCGCCACTGGGGGGTACGATGGATATCTCTCCAGTTGTAGCGATTTTGGTTTTGCAACTTGTAGCTGGGCTGTTCACCGGTGTGCAGACTGGCGGTGCATTCTAAAATACAAAGATTTTAGATTTTCGATAATCGAAAATCTAAAATCTAGCCTTATCGCCGGACTGTGCCGCTAAAGCCAGCAGCCTTAAATTGTTTTAGCTGCAAAGGCTTTGGCTGACTTGCAGGAACAGAAATTCTTAGTTCAAAATTACTTTTGCCCACAGGCACTTCCTCAATTGCGCCAAGGCGAGTTCGGTTTTGCATGACTGAATCTCCATTGGCATCGTAGATGCGACCAAAAATGTCAGCGTTATAAACTGGTTTGTTAGAGGTATTTTCAGCAACGCCAGTGACAATAAAGCAACTAGCTGCACTCGCGCTACCGCTACTGGTAACTGCCCCTTGTGCAAACTCAGGCGGGCAGTCATGGTAGGAAATTTCTGATAGTTGAATCTGAGTTAAAGCAAATGCGGAGGGAGCCAATACCCAACTGGCCATCCACAGGCAAAAGGACACCGCTAAAATTGGTAATTGGCTCCGAAGTCGCATAAACCCACCATTAGTCAAAGTTTGTTTTTAAGCTCAATCATCAGCTTACCGCGAATTTAAGAAGTTGTTATTAGGGATGCTAGGCGGAGCCTATGTAAAGTCGTTATATCGATTTTTATTTGTATAGAGTAAAACGAACGAAGAGATATACGAGTTTATCTTAAATTCCTATAAGGGGTTTGACTTCTTGAGCGGTTTACTAATCGGTATCACGGATTGAAACAACCAGCCTACCTCTTTAGACACAACACGGTTGGAAGCACAAGCGCCATAATTTAAATCTAATACTCGCTTAACAATCCAGCAGCTATGACCCAAGCTGAGGTTGAGTCTGCCCTGATTGCTGCATTTGCTCAATGCGATGCGGCGTTGTGTTCGCTAACCCAGAAACAGAAGGAAATCCTGCTGCAAGCGATCGCTCTTGCATTCGCTCCCAGTCAGGTGAATAAAAAGTCAATTGACGCCGAAGAAGCCGAGAAGCCTAACCCTTTAGACGAACTGACCGCCGACGAACGGCGATCGCTGCTTGAGTTTGTCCAGGTACAGGAAAAAGAAAATCGCACCTGGACAATTGAACTGCTCAACGACTGGGTGTTGAATCGAGACTCAGGAACGGTGCAATTTATTCGCGATCGCTATGGATTCGGGTGGCTTTCTCGTATCAAACCAATTCACTTGGCTGAATATTACGAAGATGAAAACGATGAAGCATTAAAGATTAAAGTAGGTTCGCGTATTGAAGTTTCCAATAGTTTGTGGGAGTGGGTGCAAGAAACTGGCCCCTGTACCCGCGAGTGGTTTCCTTGTACGGTTATTGGCATATATGAAGCGGACGAGAATAATGGTTCATATACCAATTGTCTCATCCGCTTTGATAATGGAACCGAGTACGAAATTCAAGGAATCTATGAATGGAATCTCTATAACTGGCGCTGGAAGAAGTAAAGTTAAAGGCTAATATTTTGCAGCGCGATCGCGCTGCAAAATGGCGAAAGGCTAGTAATGTTTATACAGCGTTTCTCACGCACATTCATAACATCGTTAGAGGCTCAAAACTTGGTGCCCATAACGATGTAGTGAGGTGAATCGATAGCGCTATAATATTGCCTCCGTCGTAATAGAGGTTTTCAGATGATTGCTTGATTTGGGAGGCTCTAAGAAACCGCTACGAATAAAGTATGAGAAATAAGTTTCAATCAATTTATCATCCATCGCGGGACAGGCAATTGAAGTACCTGCGAGGCCATCCAACGTATTCTTACAATCATAACCAGGTGTATTTTGATACAACTGGACTATACTAAACGAATCTTGATAGACCCGTTCAGTTATCATGGGCACAAGAGGATAAAGAGCATTTTCTTGGGAATGTTGCGTTTGCTCAGTTAACTCATCTTTCCATTGAGTATAGGGTAACTTTTTAAGCTGGTATCCATACGAACATATCAACTCAAAAAAATTCAGTAAATCAATATTTTGGCTGGGTAAAGGCACCAAATGGAAAGCTTTTCCTAGAGATTCTTTCTGGCTGGATAAATGGACAATAGCCTTGGTGACATAATCTACAGAAACGAATTCTTGTTTTTGATCTACTATATCTGGGAAACTGCCGAGCTGGATGCAACCCTTGATCATCCTAGACATATAATCCGTCGTATTAGTGACACCTGTCTTAGTATCTCCCATAACAAATCCCAGCCTGTAGATACTGACTGGCAGTTTTCTGGACTTGGCAATATCTACAAGTTTTTCAGCTACCCACTTACTTTGGCTATAGCCGACATCCATAGAGAGATAGTCTTTGGCAATGCCAATGTCTTCATCCTCCTTAATGACTTTTGGCCCCGTAAAGTAGCCGATTGGTCCATAAATACCGCAGGTTGAAATGTAGTGGACTGGCTTGGTTTTACCCATACAAGCTAGTCTCAGAACTTCCTGAGTGCCACCAACATTAGCAGCCTTGATAGTAGAGTAGGGTTTAGAAAAATTAACCTGGGCACCATTGTGATAAATGGTATCAACCTGAAGAGCTAATCTTTCAAATTGTTCGGCAGAAAGTCCTAAAAGAGGTCGATCTAGATATCCCATAATTGGGATGATTCTTGAGCTTTGGCTTGGATTCCAGATCAAATATTTTTCAAGATTTGTTTGCAGGCGTTTTGCAGCTTCCTGCTCGTTAGCAGAACGGATAAGACAGTAAATTATTGCCTGAGTTTGCTCAAGAAGTTCATGAAGTAAAAAGGCTCCGACAAAACCTGTGGCTCCCGTGAGGAAAATATGACGCGGTTCGCTAACATCATCAGTAGGCGTGCCTTGGGGAAATATTTCCGGAGCAAGTACAGCCTCCGCATTAAAATCAATCGCAGCTGCGATCGCAGAAATTCCCTCTTTATGTATTGTCTGAATTATCTGAGCCAGCCCTTCCACAGTCGGCTTCTCAAATATATATCTCACGGGCAGTTCTACTCGGAAGGTTTGTCTCACATAAGCAATTAGTTGAGCTGCCAAGAGAGAATTTCCGCCCAGTTCAAAGAAATTATCGTTAATCCCGATATTCTCGATGCCGAGAACCTTTGTCCAGAGGCTGACGATTTGTTCCTCTAAGGGAGTCCGAGACGCCACAAAGTCTTCTTCGACTTTTACTCTGGTTTTTTCAGGTGCTGGAAGCGCACTGCGATCTAGCTTGCCATTAGGGGTAACTGGCAGCGCGTCTAGCAGCACGAACGCAGAAGGTATCATGTAGCCAGGTAGCTTGTCCTGTAAAAAGCGGCGGATCTGTGGGATGAGATTCTGAGCCAACTTCCCTTGTAGCGGTTTATTGCCATAGCAGTGCCAGGGCTTAACGGGGACGGTATCTTTAAAAGCAGGTATTAACGTTGCTGCCTTAGTATGATGCTTGAAAACTACGTCGTAGCAGCCATTTGCACCAAATTGCGACCAGGTGATGTCGATCGAGTAAGGTAAGTCATGGCTCAAGCTCCACAGAATTTCTGGATCTACCCCAGCATCCTGGAATTTTTGTAATTTCTCCGACCGCAATTCGCCTATAGTATCGTGTCCATCGGAGCTGGAGAGCCATTCTAGGGTGTGAACTTCTGCTAAGAGGCGAGCATTAGGTACGCCTCGCACGCCGATAATTTCAGGCTGGGTTTGTGCGATCGCCCTGCGGAGTGCTGGCAATGTAAGATTTTGTTGGTGCCAGTCTAGCCAGGGAATATCCACAGCGGGAGGGACTTCAGTTCCTACATGGAGAACCACATCATAGCGGAACCGTGTTAGCTCATTATGATAGCGACCTTGCTTGAGCTGAATTTGTACGTCAGCGATCTTAGGTAAATGTTGTTTGAGAGCAATGAAGAAGGCTGGATCGATAACCAATTCCTCTTCTTGAGCAATACGCTGTTGTATGCGCCCAAAAAACTGCGATCGCGTCAGCGAGTCGGGTGCCTGATGCAGCTCAACCGAAGCGTGGTAGGCTTCGAGTAACGGCAGACTGCGGATATCCCCCAGGAAGATAAAACCTCCACAGCGTACTGCATTTACCGCACTTTTCAGAACCTGCAACAGGTAGTCGATGTTGGGAAAGTATTGCACAACTGAATTAAGGATGACCGTATCGAAGGTATCCGGCTCAATTCCTTCAAAGTTATCCGCCGTTCTTTGAAGAAGAGTCACTTGTTCTAACTCTGGCTTATGCCGCTTGAGTTGCTCCAGATACTGAATCGCCTCTTGCGAGAAGTCCATACCCCAATACTGGATGCAATGAGGTGCAATGCGCGACAGTAGCAGACCCGTTCCGCAACCAATTTCTAGCACGCGGCTGGGTTGCAAGGATAGAATTCGATTAACTGTATAGTCTACCCATTCACGCATTTCCGCTTCTGGGATGGGCAAGCCTGTATAGCTACTGTTCCAACCGATAATATTAAACGTCGCATCTTGGTTGGTTGCAGTCTGGCTATAAGTTTCTTCGTAGAGCGATCGCCATTGCGAAATATAGTCACTATCTAAGTGTGGCAGTTCGTCCGATACTTTGTCGGATTGTAACTTTTGCACTAAATAGGCGACCAAGCGCTTCTGACCGGGTACGTCTTCTCGGTCTATGACCGCAGCGGTTTGCACGGCGGGGTGTTGGCTCAGAACGGACTGGATCTCGCCCAGTTCGATCCGGAAACCACGAATCTTCACTTGGTGGTCGATGCGACCTAAAAACTCAATATTCCCATCTGGCAGGTAGCGGGCTAAGTCGCCAGTTTTATACAGACGCGCCTCTGGGTCGTTGCTGAACGGGTTGGCAATGAACCGCTCAGCAGTTAGATCGGGTCGGTTGAGATAGCCCCTGGCTAAACTGGCACCACTAATATATAGTTCTCCCGGAACCCTGACAGGTACAGGCTGTAAATGTCCATCCAAAATATAAACTTGAGTGTTGGAAATGGGGCGACCTATCGTCGGTGCTACATTAGCTTGATTACTCGCAGGAACTATAGCGGAAGTTGTAACAACTGTATTTTCAGTTGGGCCATAATTATTCACTAGCTGGAAACGATGGGATGCCAAAGGATACTGATGAAGGCGATCGCCACCAGTTAGTAATATCCGTAAAGCTGCGTTATTCGGCCAATCTAATAACAAAACTGTTTCCGCTAAAGGTGTTGGCAAAAAACTAATTGTTATCGCTTTTGACACCAACCAGGCTTGCAGTAGCTCAGGTGAAAGCCGAGTTTCATTATTGGGAATGTGGATGCTAGCTCCAGCAGTAATATAAGGCCAAATTTCCCAGCCACAAGCGTCAAAGGCGACTCCTGCAATCTGTGTCACTCGGTCAAGCGGTGAGACTGCAAATGTTCGTTGATGCCAAAAAACAAGATTTAACAATCCCCTGTGTTCAATCTGAACCCCTTTAGGAATTCCAGTTGAGCCAGAGGTGTAGATGACATAAGCGAGATTTTTGGAGATAACATTGCTGTTAAGATTAGCTTCGCTTTTTTGGGCAATAGTTTCCCAATTTTTGTCGAGACAGATTACCTGAGATTTAGGCGATCGCAAACGCTCTACCCATTGCTCCTGAGTCAATAAAACTATGACTTGAGCATCTTCTAACATGAAAGCCAATCGCTCTGGTGGATACGCTGGGTCTAGCGGCACGTAAGCCCCACCAGCTTTGAGAACCCCCAACATCCCAACGATCATCTCCACAGATCGCTCTATGCAGATACCCACCAACACCCCCGGTTCCACGCCTAGAGTCTTCAGGTGGTGTGCAAGCTGGTTGGCTCGACAATTGAGTTCTCGATACGTTAGCTGCTCTTGTTCAAAAACTACCGCCACAGCATCAGGAGTTTGCTCCACCTGAGCCTCAAACAGTTGATGAATACAGGCATCGAGCGGGTAATCTGTCTGAGTATCGTTCCACTGAACTAACAGCTGATGTCGTTCGGCTTCTGTTAGCAATGGTAAGTCCGAAATGCGTTGCTCTGGATTGGCGACAATTCCCTCAAGTAAAGTTTGAAAATGCTCTGTCATCCGTGAAATAGTGGCAGCATCAAACAAGTCTGCGCTGTATTCGATCCAGCCTGTCAGACCCTCTGGCGTATCCGTTAGTTGCAAGAACAGATCGAACTTCGCCGTACCGTTGTCGATTTGCACGGAGGTTGTCTCTAAACCTGGAAGCTTCAAACCTGTAAGGGGAGCGACATTTTGGAAGGCAAACACCACCTGAAATAGTGGTTGGCGGCTCAAATCCCGTTCCGGTTGCAATTGTGCCACCAATTTCTCGAAAGGCAGGTCTTGGTAAGCATAGGCAGCTAAAGCCACCTCGCGCACCCGCGCCAACAGCATGAGGAAACTAGGGGAGCCAGAAAGATCGGTACGCAGAACCACAGTGTTGGCAAAAAACCCAATCAGCTTTTGCACATTCGGCTGATGGCGGTTAGCGATCGCCGATCCTACGGGAATGTCTTCAGAGTTGGTGTAGCGAAAGAGCAACGTTTGGAACGCTGCCAGCAGCGTCATATACAAGGTGACACCTTCCTGCTGCGAGAGAGCCTTGAGCGCCGCAGTTAAGGTCTTGGGTAGCACCACAGATTGAAGCGCTCCCCGATACGTTGGCACCGCTAGGCGCGGTCGGTCGGTGGGTAACTGTAGGCTGGGAAGCTCCGCCAGCTGCTGCTGCCAGTAAGCTAGCTGTTTCGGCTCCACTTCCTCTAGCCATTGCCGTTGCCAGATAGCAAAGTCTGCATACTGAATTCCTAGTTCCCGAAGCGGTGAAGGCTTGCCACTAGAGAAAGCTTGGTAGAGGAGTGTCAGTTCCTCAAATAACACCCCCAAAGACCAATCATCGCAAAGAATATGGTGGAGATTGAGCAGCAGGATGTACTCCTGTTCATCTAATTGCAACAAGGTAAATCGCAGCAGGGGGCCTTTGGTTAAATCGAAGAGCTGCTGAGCTTCCTTGGTAGCCAACTGTAGGACGCGAGCTTCTCGTTCAGTCTTGGGAACTCCTTGGAGATTCACCACTGACAGCTTGCAATTATAGGAATCTTGAATAACCTGGACTGGTTGCCCATCTACGGTGGTAAAGATAGTCCGCAGGGTTTCGTGACGCTTGATAATTTCGTTGAGGCTCTGTTCTAAGGCGATCGCGTTGAGCGAACCAGCTAGCCGAACGGCTTCTATAACGTTGTAAAAGGGATTTTCAGGCATCAATTGGTCAAGAAACCACAACCGCTCTTGGGCAAAAGAGAGAGGCAAGTTGCGTGAAGAGTAGCTATTCGCGCTAGCGAAATCGCGTCCTACAGGTTGGATAAAGGGAGCTTGTAAGCCTGGGTTTTCCGAACAAATAGTTTCGATGCTTTCGGCTAAACCAGCTACGGTAGGTCGATCGAACAGCTGGCGCACCGACAGCTCTACTTGATAGATATCTCGCAGGCGCGAGATAATTTGCGTCGCTAGCAGGGAATGTCCCCCTAATTCCAAGAAGTTGTCTTGGATACCGACTCGCTCCAACCCCAAAACTTCACTCCAAATTCCTGCCAGCACCTCTTCAATAGGGGTGCGAGGTGCGGCAAAATCTTCTTCCAGTTCATGTCTAATGCGATCGGGGGCTGGTAGTGCTTTGCGGTCTATTTTTCCGTTCGGCGTTAAGGGTAAGGCGTTCAGAAATACAAAGCTCGAAGGCACCATATAATTGGGTAGCTTCTGTTGTAAGAAGCTACGCAAGTTACCTACTACGGTGCGCTGCAACATTTTTAAGAATCCCTGCTGTTCGAGCAGGTACTCGAAACTTTGAGTGAGAAGAGTTTGCTCAGTTGGTGTGAGAACTAATTGAACCCCAGCCCGCTTGCCCTCACGCCATGCAACTTTCCCCTCCAGCGATCGCGCTTCGGAAACTACTGGTAGCAGCAGGTGTACGCAAACGTTTTGACCTTGTTTCCAAGTGGGGGGTACGCCTACTAAGCAGACACCATTAAG contains:
- the upp gene encoding uracil phosphoribosyltransferase, which translates into the protein MTLQLRVYVPPHPLIKHWLAVARDAATPPALFKSAMTELGRWLTYEAIRDWLPTVDAVVETPLAACPATFINPQVPIAVVPILRAGLALLEGAQTLLPLASTYHLGLVRNEETLQSSCYLNKLPERFDPETRVLIPEPMLATGGTIMAAMEELTKRGVDQAHVRIISVVAAPPALQKLGTAYTALNIYTATIDGEVNDRGYIVPGLGDAGDRAFGT
- a CDS encoding YggT family protein — protein: MPPAALLTQTLATFLNIYIMLLVVRCLLTWFRNVSALDRLASLLSPITDPYLDLFRGLIPPLGGTMDISPVVAILVLQLVAGLFTGVQTGGAF
- a CDS encoding glycosyltransferase family 4 protein — translated: MRIAQVAPLWERVPPPTYGGIELVVGLLCDELVRRGHEVTLFASGDSISLAKLQSVHRQALRLDATVKEYGIYEMLQLSKVYEKASEFDIIHSHIGCAAFPFAKLVKTPTVHTLHGVFTSDNEKIFTHARGQPCVNISNAQREPKLNLNCVATVYNSIDTNIYEFREKPQQPPYLAFLGRISPEKGPHLAIEIAKRSGWNLKMAGKIDVGARKYFEQEIKPHIDGKQIEYFGEVNHAQKNELMGNAVATLFPITWGEPFGLVMIESMATGTPAIAMEIGSTSEVIANGKTGFLCRTLEECVAAIDKAAQLNRYDCRKHVVNNFSVQRMTEGYEAVYQQVVANRFSQNGRVRSLSAIAR
- the crtH gene encoding carotenoid isomerase; this translates as MAATSLTSPAFDVIVIGSGIGGLVTATQLAAKKAKVLVLERYLIPGGSAGYFDRDGYRFDVGASMIFGFGTSGTTNLLTRALDAVNVKLETIPDAVQIDYHLPQGLDLKVHRDYEKFLQELAAHFPHERQGIRRFYDECWKVFNCLNVMDLLSLEEPRYLTRVFFQHPLACLGLVKYLPQNVGDIARRYIKDPQLLKFIDMECYCWSVVPADLTPMINAGMVFSDRHYGGINYPKGGVGQIAQKLVEGLEKAGGKIQYKAKVTQIITENGKAVGVQLATGEVYRAKRIVSNATRWDTFEKLLPEEEMPASEKKWQQRYQKSPSFLSLHMGVEANVLPAGTECHHILLENWEKMEAPEGTIFVSIPTLLDPNLAPAGYHIIHAFTPSWVEAWQGLSEKEYEQKKEDAAWRIVDRLEKVFPGLDAGLDYLEIGTPRTHRRFLGREDGTYGPIPSRKLLGLLGMPFNRTAVPGLYCVGDSTFPGQGLNAVAFSGFACAHRVAVDLGF
- a CDS encoding FxLYD domain-containing protein yields the protein MRLRSQLPILAVSFCLWMASWVLAPSAFALTQIQLSEISYHDCPPEFAQGAVTSSGSASAASCFIVTGVAENTSNKPVYNADIFGRIYDANGDSVMQNRTRLGAIEEVPVGKSNFELRISVPASQPKPLQLKQFKAAGFSGTVRR